The window GTGAGTGAATTCCCGAACCGTGCGACACGGAATCGATCGTAATCGGGACGGATACCGTTTTCTGGTCATCGAGGTTGAATAGGAGAAGAGCAAAGTTTTTGCCGTGCGTCGCGGCGTACGCCCGCACGGATCGAAGGTTTGGTGGAACGGTCACGCCGATCATGCGTTCGCCGTCCGTCACGAAACCTGACTGCGACAATACCTGATAGACGCGAGCCGTCGGAAGCAGGGTGCCAAAGGGAATCGTCTCGATGACATTGCTGCACCCACCATAGGGCGGCGTCGGAAGACCGTCCGAAAATATTGCGTAACCGCCAAACTCTTGCCACCCATACAGTGACGCGGAGAGATTGCCGTTCGTGCCGCAACCGCCGTTTCCGAGCCACCACGTCGAGCGCCGTACGCCGGCAAGGAGCATCTCGCTGAGGGCTTGTCCAGCGAACAAGGCCTGTGTAATCGATACGGTCTGTTTTCCGGGCTTATCATATACTGAGCCGATTTCGCCGATATCAATAGGGGAATCGGGCTTTCCGGCGGTCGCGAGCTCCGCTTTCAATTTTGCTAGAATGCCGGCAAATGCTCCGGGCGCATCCCTGACGAGGAATCCGTCGTCTTCTTTCCCTGGCTGTTGGGCATAGAAGTGGAGATCGACGTAGTCGAATTGTGTGTGCGCGAGAACGTAGGCGTCCCAATTTCTCCCGGACGGATCGACGGCACCGGGCGAGACAGGGATGCCAACGCGAATCGTCGGGTCCTGAGCCTTCATCAGTTTTAGGTAATTCCCAAACGATGACGCGTACGTTGCCGCGTCGTGAGGAAGGGCATGCTGATCCGTCTCCCACGAACCATAGACTTCGTTGCCGACTTCCCACCACCGAACACCATAGTGCCTCGTCGTGTTCGCGTAATGCACCCAGGCTGCGGCTATTTGCGGATCGCCGGGCGCGATACACGCCGGCTGCCCCGAGCTCCCGTAGTTTACCGTCACCGCGACGTCGAGGCCAGCGGGTCGGGCGATGAGAGTCATATAGTGATCGAATGTTGCCGACGGCCACACGTACGATTTGGCTCGGCAACCTGTAGTCGTTTGCCAATTAAACTCATCGGAATCTGATCCACCTGGCCAACGCCCAGCTTTCATACCTGCGCGTCTGAAGGCTTCACTCTGCCCGGGGATGGCGGTATCAAAGGATACCGTCGAATTTGCTCCGAGAACGGTCGCATGAATTGCTTGTCCGATCACCGCGGGATGAATTGAGATCGTCGCGCCTGCTCTAGCGTCACTCGTCTGCGCGCTCCCCGAGCCGCAACCGGTAATGACAGCGATCAAACATAACGCGACTGCCGAAATCATTAACGATTCTCGACGGCGTGAAATTGTTGGAGAAGAATGTTTATGCACAGTGTTTTCGGATCGGAACAATCTGAAATCGTTGGAGATCATTTGCGGACCCAATAACGAATGCCCTTGGTAGAGCGCCACATTGACGATGCCTAAATCCACCCCGATTCGTGCCCTAGAATAGGCGCCCATAGCGCGCTCGATGCGCATTCTGCCTATTATGCGCAGACGAAACGCCTCGACTGCTCGGGGCTCTTCCATTCCGTGCGGGCTGCGCGTTCAGTTCAGCGCCAAAGTCAACGTGGCGCTCTCCCCTAAGCTACGTCAATGTCGCGTGGTTGAACGGACCGTCGAGGGCCCGTGCCTCTGGGCACCGTCCGAGGCCTGGTTGCTCGCTGTCAGTTAGTTGTCGGACCAGTTTTTTTGCGCACAAAACCGGAAGCGAGCCTGGCCGGAGTGAAACCGTATCGGACCACAACACCTGTGCACTGGGGATAGCTCTCGCTGACAAGCCAGTGATACTCATTGTGGATTCGACCACGGTCTTGTTCTTTTATTGAGTTGGGATGTTGTGATTTCTTATCTACCGGTCTCTATTGGCTATCTTGCATCCGCGCTCGTCTTCGCGACATTCTGGATGCGCACGCCGGTTCGGTTGCGTCAGGTGGCGATCGCAAGCAATGTTGTCTTTTTCATCTACGGCATCCTGATGGCCGCCTGGCCAATCGCAATACTCCATGCAATTCTGCTGCCGCTAAATCTCTTGCGTCTGCGCGAGTTGCGCGACCTGATCAAAAAAGTTCAGGCGGCGCTAACCGGTGACTTGAACATGGACTGGCTCCGGCCGTTCATGCAGTCTCGTAAATTCGCAGCCGGAGAGTATATCTTCCACAAAGGCGACTCGCAGATCGACGTGCTCTACATCGTGAGCGGCAACGTGCGCCTGCCCGAGATCGAGGTCGCCGTCGGCACCGGCGAGCTGATCGGCGAGATGGCGATCTTTTCGCAGGAGAAGGAGCGGAGTCTCTCCGCGCTGTGCGTCACCGATGTTGAAGTCCTTCACATGCCGGCCGACGCCTTCCTTAAACTCTATTTTCAGAACCACGAATTCGGTCTGTTTCTGGTGCGGCTGATCACGCGCCGGCTGCTCCAGGACACGCAACTGCTCGGGAGCATGATCAACGAACGCAACTCGCAATTGGAGAGACTAAGATTCCACACTGACGTCGACGAAGCGACGGGAATCGCGAACCGGCGAGCGTGCGAAGCCCGCTTGAACATGGAATGGTCGCGCGCGCTCCGGACGCCGGCTCCGCTCTCGCTGATTGTCGCGCGGATCGAAGATCGTCATGGCCGTGCGTGGAGTGACGAGGTGTTGGCCGCAGTCGCGCTGGCGCTCGGTTCATGCGCCTCGCGCGCGTCCGATCTGTTGGCTCGGTACGACGGCGAGTTCGTTGCGATTCTCCCCAACACGGCGCAGGGTGCCAAGCCGATTGCTGATGAGATGGCGCGTGCTATCGCCGACCTCGAGGTACCGACTGCGAGCATTTCGGCGGGTGATCTCTATCTGAGCAGCGGCTTGGCGACACGCACTCCTCAAAAAGATATCCCGTCTAAGGTGTTGCTCGAAGAAGCGTATCGCGATCTCGCCGGCGCCGGCGACATGCTCGCATCGGCTTAATCTGCTCGCGCCCCTTTGTCATCCCGAGCGAAGTCGAGGGACTGCGACGGTTACGACCTAGCTGTTGTCGCATGCTCGTCGCCGTGGTATCCGTAGGTCATCAAGACCACGCGGGACGGTATAGTAGTCCTCGCCCATCGAACTGGATTGTGGTGGGTAGATGCGACAGCGTGATTATTCTTAGTGGTTATCGTTCTCGGAGTTGCAATGCTGGCTCGTCCGGTCATGGTTCGGATAGCGTCCGGACAAGGGTACTGTCGATGGGCAGGCGCGGATCGGTGTAAACTGTTGTTTGCTGCACGGATAAGGAATCGCTTGAAGTGTCCTTAAGGACGTGGCTCATTCCGGCGATCATAACGAGTCGCGCACGCGGTAACGCATCGCGCAGCGCTTTCCCGTTGTCGACGGAAACCTGAAGATCCGCGGTGCCTTGAATGATCGTCACGGGGCACGACAACTTCGCAATCTCGGTACGCGGGTCGTATCGGAACCACGAAATGAGATAGGGTTGAATCGAGGGACGATACAAAGCGAGAAGCTGAGACGGTACGTCAGGCGTGGTTTGGCCTGCCGACAGAGCTTTGAGAATTCGATCATTAGCAGCTTTAAGATCGGGATATGCCGAGAGTTGCTCGGCGAGCTGCGTGCGGAGAATCGCAGCCGCAGGAAACGCCGGACCTTCTAAGCTCGCGTATCCATCGGCGCTTTCATTCCGCGCGGCGATCATCCCGATCAGCGAACCTTCACTATGCCCCGCGATCGTCACGTGTTTAAAGCGTCCGTCTGAACGGAGCCGTCTGACCCACGCTTGGGCATCGGAGATGTAGGTCTCGAAACGCAAGTCCGACTCGGAGCTGGCTGCAGCGGCGCTTGCGGCAATGCCACGCTTATCAAATCTGACACTCGCGATACCGCGCTCCGCGAGCCCTTTGGCGAGAAGAAGATAGGCGTCCGTATGTATCCCCGCCGGCGAATTGCAATTCCGATCTGTAGGCCCGGAGCCGGCGATAATCAAGACGACCTTCTTCACCTCGGAAGGGGCCGGCATCGTGAGTGACCCGTAAATCGTGCCCGTCGGCGTTTGGAGATCGTAGTTTTCGTCGGTTGGCGCCGCCATGCAGACGCCAGACGGAATCAGCGAAACAATCGTGCCGCTAAGAAAAGCTGATCGCTTCATTCGAAAGCACCGAGATGCATATGGGAAAATTTAAGCCGTAGACCTCATTGCCCTTGGCAGTTTCTACTGTCGACACTGTGCGCTGTCCTCAGGCTAATCGATGGCAGCTTTGTGAATAGCCGTCAGGTCAATTCCTTCGATAAGATTATGTGGCGAAAGGATGTATCGGCGTATTGAAAGTGGTCCACCATCACGTAGCCTCGCTTCTGATAGAACGCGATGAGCTCATGTGCGGGCTCCGCAGTGTCAAGCGCTAGATGCAGTTTCCCCCAGCCTTTTGCTTGCCGTTCCAAAATCTCGAGTAGTTCTGATCCGATCCCGTGACGTTGCAGCCCGGGTGAGACGGCCAGCTGAGCAGCGACACCAACGTCCGCTCCCGAAAACCATGATGGCAGGTCGGGCCGCGCCTGGAGTTTCTCATAGATGATGCCCGTTGCGACGACCGCGTCTTCGCGAAAGCCGATTAGTGCGGTCGCGCTGGCGAGGCGTTTGTGCGTGGTTTCATCGTCCTGCGTCGCCGCGGAAAAGTGAAAGCCGTTTGCAAGATGCTGCGCATAAGCCTCATGCAACAGCGCCGTAGTCTTCTCAACCAAATCGGACGTGTACGTCGATCCGGGAGAGAAGGAGCGCCAATCAACTAACACAACCACTGCTTATGCGCAACACGAATCGAGCCTCTCTGCTTGCCGTCGCCCTCGCACTTGGATTCGTTTTCGTGCCGAACGTCGGACAGAGTGCGCCGGCGCGGCCGGCGCTGCGTGATATTCTACGTGCTGGCGCTGCGGTGCATGACTTTGATGCAGTCGAACTTTCGCCGGACGGTCGCCGGGTCGCGTGGAGCGAGACGTTTCGTGACGGCGCGGATCCATTAACGTCGCCGCGTCAAACCGCCGTGTACGTTCGCGCGCTCGCGTCGGGAAGCGCTATTCGTATCAGTGCCGCTACGCAAGCGGGTGCGTATGACGAAGAAAACCCGGTTTGGTCGCCCGACGGAAAACAGATTGCGTTTCTCTCCGACGCGCGCTCGCCGCACCAGACGCAGATCTTCGTAGCGAGCGCCGACGGATCGAACGTACGCCAGATCGGACAGCTCAACGGTGAGGCGCAGGGCCTCTCGTGGTCGCCCCGCGGCGACCGGCTTGGGCTTCTCTACATTTCGCACGCGACGCGAAAAGCGGGCGCGACAAATGCGGGCGCTCGCGAAGTCGGGGACATTGGTGCAAAGACCGACGAGCAGCGCCTTACGACGGTCGACGTCGTATCAGGTAGCGTCCGCGTGCTGACGCCGCCGAACGTGTATGTTTACGAATACGGATGGTCGCCGGATGGACGGCAATGCGTGGCGACATACGCGCTCGGTAACGGCGACGATAACTGGTGGATCGCCAAGTTATCGCGCATCGATGCACGCACCGGCGCGATGCACCAGCTGCTGGCTCCCAATTATCAAATCGCCGATCCGCAGTGGTCGCCGGATGGGAAACACATTGCGTTCATCGGCGGGCTCATGAGCGACTTCACCATTACCGGCGGAGACGTGTATCTCGTCGACGCGGCAACCGGTGCGACCCGAAACGCGACGGCCGGGCAGCCGATTTCTTTTGAATCACTGCGCTGGACGGACGCCACGCATCTGGACGCGGTCGCCTATATACCCGGCGCAATGCATCTCGTTCGCTTGGAGACGTCAACGGGTTCGTTGCAGACATTGACCGCTCGTGCCGAGTCTGTGTGGAACTGGTCAAGCGCGCTGCATGGTGGCGTCGTCGCGCTAGTGCGCGAATCGTTCAGCGAACCGGCCGAGTTGTGGGCAGGTCCGCCATCGTCGCTTCGGCAGATCTCACACATCAATGCGCGCGCCCCGCGCTACGTCGGCAAAACCGTCTCGATTCGATGGAAGAGTGACAGTGCCGAAGCGCAAGGCTGGCTCATCTACCCGCGCGGCTACGATCCGCGTCGGCGCTATCCGATGGTGACGCTTATCCACGGTGGACCGGCGTGGGAGTGGGTGCCGCTTTTTAGCGGCACGACGATCAGCGCGCTCTCGTCGAGCGGATACGTCATCTTTCTTCCCAATCCGCGCGGCAGCTACGGCCAAGGTGAGGCCTTCACACGCGGCAACGTCAAAGATTTTGGTTACGGCGATTGGCGCGACGATCTTCGTGGAGTCGACGCGGCGATCAGAACGGCGTCGATCGATCCGCACCGCTTGGGGTTAACCGGATGGAGCTACGGCGGTTACATGGCGATGTGGGCGGAGACGCAGACGACGCGCTTCAAGGCGCTCGTCGCGGGCGCTGGGATCTTCAACTACCAGTCGTATTACGGCGAGAACCAAATCGACCGGTGGATGATTCCATTCTTCGGCTCGTCCGTCTATGAGGATCCGTCTATTTACGCGAAGAGCTCACCGATCACGTTCGTGCTGCATTCCAAGACGCCGATTCTCGTTTTGGCGGGGGAGCTCGACGAGGAAACTCCGGCGGCGCAAGCTCTCGAGTGCTGGCACGCGATGCGGACGCTCGGGGTGCCGGTGAAGCTCGTCGTTTACGCCGGCGAGGGTCATCATCCGAGGAAGGTCGCAAACCAGATCGATATCGTGCGACAAACGATCGCGTGGTTTGACCACTATCTTCGCTAGTGTGATTGCGCTTACCGAGGACGTTCTCCGGCGGATGAAGGAGAGAAGCCCATGAAAAGGCTTCTGTTCGCGCTTATCCCTTTAATGGTAGCGACGTTTGGGGTATCGGCTGTATTGCCGGCTTCGGCGCAGACACAACAACAGCACGATTGGTGCTACGCCGATAGCGCGACCGACGCACAGACCATAGAAGGATGCACCGCTCTGATCAAGGCCGGCACTCTGACCGGGCCCGATCTGGCGATCGTCTACCGTGACCGCGGGCTCAGCTACTACCACATGCAGCAAAACGAGCTCGCGATGGCAGACTACTCACAGGCGATCGGACTCGACCCGAATTACGCCGAGGCGTACGACGATCGCGGTATCATCTTCTCAAAACTTGGACAGACCGACCGGGCTCTCGAAGAGTACAACACCTCGATTCGCGTGAAACCGACATTCGCGTATGCATTTAACAACCGCGGAAACTTATTCTTCAAACGTGGCGACCTGGCTGCGGCGTTAAGCGACACCAACCAAGCTATAACGCTCAACTCGAACGTCGGACTGTTCTATACCAATCGCGCTCTGATTTATGTAAAACTGCGTCAGTGCCCGCAAGCGGCGCAAGACTTTGTAAGCGCCAAGCACCTCAATCGGGTTTTTACGCTAACGCCTGAGGTTCGCGCCGCGTGCGGACCGGTTATCGATGCGGCGCTAAGTCGCTAAAGGAGTGCGGTTCTAGACATGTGCCGAGCCATTAAAACGCTGCATAACTTTGCACCGCCTGCAACTGACGAAGAGATCCTCGCGTCGTCAGTGCAGTTTGTGCGAAAACTTAGCGGATTCACGCATCCATCGAAGGCGAATGAGGCCGCATTTAGTCGCGCCGTGGAAGAAGTCAGTCATGCAGCTCATCATTTGCTCGCGTCGCTCGTGAGCAATGCGCCGCCGCGCAACCGGGGCGTTGAAGCGCAAAAAGCACGAGCCCGAGCCCAGAAGCGCTACGGTCGGGTGTCAGCCTGAGTGCAACCATTGGGTCGTGTCCTGATGTCGTGAGTCCGGGTCGCTTACCTAGGCGCCCGCGACGCACTCCACGCCAGAAAAGATCTTTTCATACAGCCGAAACGTAATTCCGAGGAAATCCTCGCCCGGGTCGATCGCAACGCACAGCGCGTCGCCATCGCACATGAGCTGATCCGCCCAGACGAGCAATTCACCCTAACCGACGATCAAACGCGGGCAGTCGACACCATTATCCGCGGCCTCGAGAGCGGCGCCCACGAGCATCTGCTCCACGCTCCGACCGGCTCCGGCAAGACCGAAGTCCTCATGCGTGTCGCGCTGCGAGCGGTATTAGAGGGCGGCTACGTCGTCATCATCGCGCCGACGCGCGATCTCGTCCGCCAACACGTCACCTATTTTCACGAACGCCTGGATAGCACCGGGTTGCACATCGCGGAAATTCACGGGGGCGTTTCGCCGGCAGAACGTCGCGCGGGCGAGGCGGCTGTGCGTGCCGGCAACGCGCAAATTGTCATCGGCAGCGCAATGCTGCTCTCGATCAAACATCTCTGGGATTTCGTCGATCACGCTGCGCTCACGATTATCGACGACGTGAATGCGTTCGACGAGCGCGAGCATCTGCGCTTGCTCGAGAATCTCGGCTGTCCGCTGGTCTTTGCATCTGCGACGCCCGACGAGCTAAGACCGTTCCTGACGCGCATCGGCGCAATGGCGAACGTCGCGCGCATGCGCGAGATGCCGTTCGACGTACGCCCGACAAAAGTGCATAAAATTGCGGGCGTCTGGGGCGAGCCGCCGGCCGAACAGCTGACGCGAGCCGAGTCGCATATTCGCGAGCATCTCACGCGCGGTTCACGCATCTTCGTGATCGGCCGTACACGCGGCGACGTCCCGCGAATCGCCGAGCGCCTTGCGGATACGTATGAGATTGACGTGCAGCAACTGCGCGGCGACATGGCCGACACGGCTGAACATCGCAAGCGGCATCGTCGCAAAGGCGTCGAGGTCGACAAAACCTCGACCCGCGTCGAGATGATGCGACAATTTCGCGACGGATCGCCCTCGATTCTCGCGGCAACGAACCTCGTCGGCAGCGGCCTTGACGTTCCGGCCGCCGACCTGATAGTAATCACCGATGCCGACGCGTTTGGAGAAGCCGAAGTCGAGCAGCTCATCGGTCGCGTCGGACGTCGTGATCTTCCTTCGGATGCCGTGATGGTAACCGGGACGACGCTCGAGCGGAACCCTTCGAAGAGTATGCCCACCGGTCGTGCCCGTACGTTCATGCCGCTCGGGATGCACAGCAAGAGCCTACGATTTAGGCGCTGACGCTAGGCGTCGTTCAACTTCTGGTTTCGAGTCGCCGGCCGGCTTGACCGATCGTATAGTTCACGACGAAGTACATTGCCGCGACCAGCGCAAACACCGGTAGCGGCTTGAACGGCGGCGCCGCGTACACGATTTGGCCTCGTCCAAGCAGCTCGGGAATCGTGATGATAGCGGTCAACGACGTATCCTTCAGTAACGAGACGAACTGCGCCACGAGTGCGGGCATCATGTTCCGCAGCGCAATCGGCAGGAGGATCACCCGCATGATCGTCGTTCCGCGCAGCCCCTGCGATTCTGCTGCTTCGACGATTCCGCGAGGCACGGCTAAAATGCCGGACCGGACGATTTCAGCCACGAGTGATGCAGTGAACAAGGCCATCGCTATCGCACCGGCCGTGAATGGCGCCAGCTTGATGCCGAGCGCGTGTGGAATCGCGAAATACGTATAGACGATAACGAGGAGCATCGGCAGCGCCCGCATTCCCTCAATGTAGATGGTCGCCGGCCAACGCAGCCAGGGATATCTCGAGAGTCTTGCAAGCGCGAGCAGAATTCCGATTACGAGAGATCCGGCGATCGCGACGGCCGCAAGCTTGATGGTGACGCCGAGTCCGCCCAAGAGAAAAAGAATGGTCGGGACGTTGAATAGCCAGTCCATCAGACGCTTACCGCTGCCGTCTTGAAGCGGCGTTCCAGTTGGTTTACGACGTAGGCTGATGGAAGGGTCAAGCAGAGATAGAGAAGAGCCGCAGCCGTGTACACGGTCGAGTACGCAAAAGTTTGCGCACCGATCGAATCGGCCGTATGCAGGATGTCGTAGACGGCGATCGTGCTAACGAGCGCACTGTTCTTGATTAGGTTGAGTACTTGGTTCCCGAGCGGCGGAATCACGGCGCGAAATGCTTGCGGAAGAATGACAAGCCGCATTGCTTTCGCGTGGCTCATCCCCGAAGCCAGCGCCGCTTCCATCTGCCCGCGGTGCACGGAGAGAATTCCGCCGCGAATAGTTTCTGCGATGAATGCAGCGGTGTAGATGCCTAGGCCGAGAAAGCCGCATTCAAAAGCGCCGAACCGGATTCCGATCGACGGCAGTCCGAAGTAGAAGAAGAAGATTTGTACGAGCAAGGGGACGTTGCGCACGAACTCGACGTACGCGGTTCCGATCGTTCGTAACAACCGGTTCGGCGCAACACGTAACGTTGCGATAACGGTTCCGAGCACAAACGCAAGCACCAGCGCGCACGCCGACACTTCGACCGTAATGCGAAGCCCCGAGAGGAGCAGTTGCCGGTTTTGGGCCAGGAGTTCCCAGTCCATTACGTCGACGTGCTCTGCTCTCGGCTCGCCTTACCTAGCCTTTTGTTTGATTGGCGAATTGTTGCGCAGCCTTCTCAGCCGGCATCGCGTACCACGTTTTCCAGTTTGCAGGCAGGGGTTCGTGCACCCACTTCTCATGGATCCTCGCAAATGTGCCGTCGTTACCGATCGACACGAGCGCGTCGTTTACAGCCTTAAGAAGCGTGTCGTTTCCTTTTGCTATCCCAATCCCATAGGGCTCGAACGTAAACAAACCGCCGACAAGTTTGACATCCTTTGGAGCTTGATTGTGGAAACCAACCAGAATGGTGTTGTCCGTCGTGATCGCATCGGTTCGGCCATCGAGCAGGGCTTGATAGCACGGCGTGTATCCATCGAAGGTTTGCACGTTTGCCGTCGGCACGAGCTGATGGATCGTCTGCTCGGGCGTGGAGCCTTTTGCGGTGCAGACGTTCTTGCCCGCCAAGTCGTGATAGCTCTTGATCGGCGAGTCAGTTTTCACCAACAGGGACTGTCCTGCCGAGTAGTAGACGTTCGAGAACGCGATTTGCTGCATTCGTGGCGCGGTGATCGTCGCCGTCGCGATGAACATGTCGATATCGCCGTTTTGCACCATCGGGATGCGATTTGAGGTGATGACTTGCGCAAATTGTACTTTGCTGGGGTCGCCGAGGATGCGTTTGGTGATCTCGTGCGCGAGGTCGATCTCGAAACCGGTTGGTTCGCTCTGACCGGGCGTGAGGTAACCGAAACTCGGATTATCATACTTCACGCCAATCTTAAGGACTCCGCGCTTCTTGATTGCATCGAGCGTGCTGTCCGCAGATGCGGCAACTGGGAGCAGAGATGCAGCGAGAGTTCCTCCCGCAAGC of the Candidatus Baltobacteraceae bacterium genome contains:
- a CDS encoding diguanylate cyclase, with the translated sequence MISYLPVSIGYLASALVFATFWMRTPVRLRQVAIASNVVFFIYGILMAAWPIAILHAILLPLNLLRLRELRDLIKKVQAALTGDLNMDWLRPFMQSRKFAAGEYIFHKGDSQIDVLYIVSGNVRLPEIEVAVGTGELIGEMAIFSQEKERSLSALCVTDVEVLHMPADAFLKLYFQNHEFGLFLVRLITRRLLQDTQLLGSMINERNSQLERLRFHTDVDEATGIANRRACEARLNMEWSRALRTPAPLSLIVARIEDRHGRAWSDEVLAAVALALGSCASRASDLLARYDGEFVAILPNTAQGAKPIADEMARAIADLEVPTASISAGDLYLSSGLATRTPQKDIPSKVLLEEAYRDLAGAGDMLASA
- a CDS encoding alpha/beta fold hydrolase, with amino-acid sequence MKRSAFLSGTIVSLIPSGVCMAAPTDENYDLQTPTGTIYGSLTMPAPSEVKKVVLIIAGSGPTDRNCNSPAGIHTDAYLLLAKGLAERGIASVRFDKRGIAASAAAASSESDLRFETYISDAQAWVRRLRSDGRFKHVTIAGHSEGSLIGMIAARNESADGYASLEGPAFPAAAILRTQLAEQLSAYPDLKAANDRILKALSAGQTTPDVPSQLLALYRPSIQPYLISWFRYDPRTEIAKLSCPVTIIQGTADLQVSVDNGKALRDALPRARLVMIAGMSHVLKDTSSDSLSVQQTTVYTDPRLPIDSTLVRTLSEP
- a CDS encoding GNAT family N-acetyltransferase, with product MLVDWRSFSPGSTYTSDLVEKTTALLHEAYAQHLANGFHFSAATQDDETTHKRLASATALIGFREDAVVATGIIYEKLQARPDLPSWFSGADVGVAAQLAVSPGLQRHGIGSELLEILERQAKGWGKLHLALDTAEPAHELIAFYQKRGYVMVDHFQYADTSFRHIILSKELT
- a CDS encoding S9 family peptidase translates to MRNTNRASLLAVALALGFVFVPNVGQSAPARPALRDILRAGAAVHDFDAVELSPDGRRVAWSETFRDGADPLTSPRQTAVYVRALASGSAIRISAATQAGAYDEENPVWSPDGKQIAFLSDARSPHQTQIFVASADGSNVRQIGQLNGEAQGLSWSPRGDRLGLLYISHATRKAGATNAGAREVGDIGAKTDEQRLTTVDVVSGSVRVLTPPNVYVYEYGWSPDGRQCVATYALGNGDDNWWIAKLSRIDARTGAMHQLLAPNYQIADPQWSPDGKHIAFIGGLMSDFTITGGDVYLVDAATGATRNATAGQPISFESLRWTDATHLDAVAYIPGAMHLVRLETSTGSLQTLTARAESVWNWSSALHGGVVALVRESFSEPAELWAGPPSSLRQISHINARAPRYVGKTVSIRWKSDSAEAQGWLIYPRGYDPRRRYPMVTLIHGGPAWEWVPLFSGTTISALSSSGYVIFLPNPRGSYGQGEAFTRGNVKDFGYGDWRDDLRGVDAAIRTASIDPHRLGLTGWSYGGYMAMWAETQTTRFKALVAGAGIFNYQSYYGENQIDRWMIPFFGSSVYEDPSIYAKSSPITFVLHSKTPILVLAGELDEETPAAQALECWHAMRTLGVPVKLVVYAGEGHHPRKVANQIDIVRQTIAWFDHYLR
- a CDS encoding tetratricopeptide repeat protein, which translates into the protein MKRLLFALIPLMVATFGVSAVLPASAQTQQQHDWCYADSATDAQTIEGCTALIKAGTLTGPDLAIVYRDRGLSYYHMQQNELAMADYSQAIGLDPNYAEAYDDRGIIFSKLGQTDRALEEYNTSIRVKPTFAYAFNNRGNLFFKRGDLAAALSDTNQAITLNSNVGLFYTNRALIYVKLRQCPQAAQDFVSAKHLNRVFTLTPEVRAACGPVIDAALSR
- a CDS encoding DEAD/DEAH box helicase, with the protein product MRPDEQFTLTDDQTRAVDTIIRGLESGAHEHLLHAPTGSGKTEVLMRVALRAVLEGGYVVIIAPTRDLVRQHVTYFHERLDSTGLHIAEIHGGVSPAERRAGEAAVRAGNAQIVIGSAMLLSIKHLWDFVDHAALTIIDDVNAFDEREHLRLLENLGCPLVFASATPDELRPFLTRIGAMANVARMREMPFDVRPTKVHKIAGVWGEPPAEQLTRAESHIREHLTRGSRIFVIGRTRGDVPRIAERLADTYEIDVQQLRGDMADTAEHRKRHRRKGVEVDKTSTRVEMMRQFRDGSPSILAATNLVGSGLDVPAADLIVITDADAFGEAEVEQLIGRVGRRDLPSDAVMVTGTTLERNPSKSMPTGRARTFMPLGMHSKSLRFRR
- a CDS encoding amino acid ABC transporter permease, giving the protein MDWLFNVPTILFLLGGLGVTIKLAAVAIAGSLVIGILLALARLSRYPWLRWPATIYIEGMRALPMLLVIVYTYFAIPHALGIKLAPFTAGAIAMALFTASLVAEIVRSGILAVPRGIVEAAESQGLRGTTIMRVILLPIALRNMMPALVAQFVSLLKDTSLTAIITIPELLGRGQIVYAAPPFKPLPVFALVAAMYFVVNYTIGQAGRRLETRS
- a CDS encoding amino acid ABC transporter permease, encoding MDWELLAQNRQLLLSGLRITVEVSACALVLAFVLGTVIATLRVAPNRLLRTIGTAYVEFVRNVPLLVQIFFFYFGLPSIGIRFGAFECGFLGLGIYTAAFIAETIRGGILSVHRGQMEAALASGMSHAKAMRLVILPQAFRAVIPPLGNQVLNLIKNSALVSTIAVYDILHTADSIGAQTFAYSTVYTAAALLYLCLTLPSAYVVNQLERRFKTAAVSV
- a CDS encoding transporter substrate-binding domain-containing protein; protein product: MTHGITRRSIITLAGGTLAASLLPVAASADSTLDAIKKRGVLKIGVKYDNPSFGYLTPGQSEPTGFEIDLAHEITKRILGDPSKVQFAQVITSNRIPMVQNGDIDMFIATATITAPRMQQIAFSNVYYSAGQSLLVKTDSPIKSYHDLAGKNVCTAKGSTPEQTIHQLVPTANVQTFDGYTPCYQALLDGRTDAITTDNTILVGFHNQAPKDVKLVGGLFTFEPYGIGIAKGNDTLLKAVNDALVSIGNDGTFARIHEKWVHEPLPANWKTWYAMPAEKAAQQFANQTKG